The stretch of DNA AACGATTGCAGTTTCACGTGTTCTACACGGAAGCTGGGACTGTACAAAGCGACAGCGTAACCGACAAGATGCTCCAGCAGCGGCACCGTATCCTTGTACTCCCCATACATAATACTGTATCGTAGCAGTGGTATCGAGTGTTCGAATCTTGAGACGTCGATCGGTTGCAGGCGCACGTCATCCTTCGTCTCTTTTTTTGGGAACACGTCATCCTTCGTCTGAATTCCTTCAGTTCAGCAGTGAGAGGAATACCGAATACAGGTGGAGGACTTGAAAGGAGTTCGCATCATTTTCTTTCTGGATTTTTAAAAGCGAGACGGGGAAGGCATCGATGGGACACGCAAACGACGTGACATTACCTGCGGTATCGCAGTCAATAGTCCGCACACGCTCTCGTTCATCGTTGCAGAGACACATCCTTTTTTTTCTTAGTTGTAAAAAAGACAAACCTTCCGTTGTTCATCTCAAAGGCCCTGTTTAGATGCAGACCAAATTCTAAGTTTGTGTAATATtttaaagttgcaatctaaatgggctggttgcaaaaaatttagCCTGCGGGTGGAATGTatttggcccagcccaattGGGAGCACCGCGCGGTGGACGGCCATACCCCTCGCTGGTTGCAAGCAATGTGTGATGCTGTAACTGGCGTTTTTTTGGCACAGAGGGGCATTCCAGTCTTTCAGCAACCTCATTTAAAGCAATTCAAAGAGTTGGAATTTTGTGTTGCAAAGTTGGGGTTTAAAAGTTTCCAACTCATAGCTGAACTTGCAATTTGGATTAGAAAAATTTGGAATCTAAACAAGACCAAAGTGTAAATTTTGTAACCGGAATATTTCATTgagttttttttcttcttctaggCCTCCATGCCGGCAGGCAGGGCAGGGCACCCAATCATGGCGTTCCAGGCTCAGGCAGCGGACAGCGCCGGCACGGTTCAGTATGCGGGCGAAAAGCGCCACTGGCACCGACACCGGCTGGTCAGCCGTGCTGCCCGTGCATGCGGgccgcgccccgcgcgcgccggcCGCCACCGTTGGATGGTTGCGGGTCGCAACTCGCAAGTGGCGGTGGGCGCGGGGGCAGGGCAGGTGGCAGCGGCGAGCCTGCAGCCACACGCCTTTTGGGTGCACGGTCTCAGCCAGGTGGTGCTCCTGTACGCGCGCGTGCTGCTGGTGGAGCGTCGAGTACTTTTCACGCCCGCCCCCCCGAGACCGGATTAATGCATGACACCACTTGCCATTAACGTCACACCAATCACTCTTACTGTCAGAGAGGAGCAGAGAGAAGAAAGATTCAAACGGTAGGTcacaggttcttcttcttctttaggGGGCCTCTGCGTCGGTACAATCAATTAGGAGTACGGTACAGGGGGCTACAGGAGTCGATCTACTCGTAGCTGGGATGGTAAAAAAGGACGCCTGCTCGAACTGCTACTGCTTGTGCAGTGAACGATCGCTCTGGTCTCTGGTCATCTCACCGTCTCGAACTGCTACTGCTTGTGCCGTGCCGTGTCGGTTCAACGCCATCCAGGGAGAGGAGGACACTCTGTCTCTGTGCCCGGCCCCCGCCCGGCCCAATTTTGGGTTGGCCTCGACGCCTCCGTCTCTCCCATTTCGAGCGACGCATGTACTACGACCACGACGATTTGCTCTAATCGCCCGGCAGTTACGATCCAAAGCGTGCGACTATTCTTGCCGCCACTGCCAAAGCATCGACAGGACACAGAGGACGCATGCATTACGGGGCTGTTTGCTTTACGGTCTAGGACGCTGCACCGTGcctaaggtgcggcggccgattCGGCTGCGGCACGGGATGTGCAGTGCGATGTGGCGTCGTAGGCTAGAAACCAAACAGCCCTGTATGCACAACAGTTTACTACTGGACAAGTGCCTCTGCAGGTGGGCCCGGTGGTGCCCGTTGACAAGGGGGTTGGACCATGCACGACGCAAGGACGAGGTGTCAGGGTCACAATCACAAGGCTGATAGTAGATGGTACGGTACTCGACTGAGCCAGGCCACTGGCCACGCTGTGGTGTGGCTCACTCGACTGTGCGCGCAGTGCTCGTACCCCGCCATTGAGCAGGTTGCTGCAACTTGGACAAGATCCTAGAAATGAGCTGGAATGCTCATCTCCCGGCAGGTACGGTCCGCAAATGGTGAACCAGTAAGGCGATCAGaattatcaaaaaaaaaaaaacaccacATGCACATCCACCGTAGCACTTTACTATGCGCTGATCCTGGCTATTGAGCTGCTAGTAGCTAGTCAACGCTGTGCCCAAGGATGTCCGACTAGAAACATGCTTAGAATATGAGGCCGCATTTGACCCGGATCCTGGAATGTATCTTTGTACGCTTGCAGACTTGATGTGCTATTATATTATTACTATATGTACGTCAGTGGGTTCAGCACTCAAGTCTGCCCGTCTCAAGGACCAAAAAACAAATTAAATGTCGGTCTCGTCATTGTTGTCGTGTGATGGATCATTTTATTCTGCCGCCGCGGAACAGGCACTGCAGGTGTTTGAaaagtttcaaatttcaaaTCAAGCGTATTTGTCCATATGCGCCATCCTGTTCAAACTTCCTAGCGTAGCGCAGGGTAGTTGACAAAAAGGGGGCAAACATACTCCGGGATTGCTAACGTTCTCTCGGGCAGTAAATTGAAGGGGTAGCAGGTGGCCGTGTGTCAAGTTCAGCTACGAGTAGTATTTGACATGTCCGTGTaccgcagcaacaacaacctTCCCTTTGCTTTGACCTCACTCTTCGGTTAGCTAGACAGTAGACATGAGCCGGCAGCCCAACATCCAACCAGAGGTAGATGCACCGTCACCATACATGTGCCGGGGGCATCTGAGCACAGTCACTCTAATCGCCCTGTAATGATACAGATAGCAGCAGCTTAGCTAGGCTGTGCGAGTAGATTGTTACCATCGCTACGTTCCGTTATTGATgctgtctagcattacaagcaACGTTTCACTTTTCCTGTCCCGCCTTGCCTTGTATTGCACTCAACTCTCCGTTGGAGCCATAGGAACCGTAGATTTTTACTTCTGAAGCTGCATTACGGAGCACAGTAACAGCTTTGAAGTTTGGATCAGGATTAGACTTTAGAGCTTAGACCAGTCCACGTGCCAGGAAAACGAACAAAACCCCAGAGATGTCAGCGCAGAAAGATCACGCAAGCCGAGCCACATGCAaagaaacaaacaagaacagTCATGAGACGTCGCTTCCTATCTGCAACAGCCAACAGTGCCAAGAGAAGCCTGCAGAGCGCCCCCACAAGTCCCCTCCTGGCggtcctcctcctctctctctctctctctctctctctctctctcctctgtGTTCTCCGGTCGCCTGGTTCCAACACTTGGATCATCTGCCCTCTTGCTCTGGATCACTACAccattttttattttgtttgatATAGGACTTGGTTTAGAAAGGGTTCCCAGGACAGGGAGAGGAATTACAGTTCAGTAGTCATATCTGAGCAAGAGTTCCACCTATGGCTTTCTTTCTATTTTGTTCTCTAGCATTTGTCCATGTTTGTTCATGGGATGTGACCAAGGCATGATCTTTTAGGCATTTAGTGATCCCGTCAAGATTCAGCAAGTCAAGAAGAATTGGAGGTAGCAGTTATACTTTAGGAGAGAGAAAATCGCAGCCACTGATTCAAGaccacaccccccccccccccgccccatTTTTCTGTTTCTTGCATTTATTTTGGGCTTTGTAAGTATGCGCGGAAGTGAGGAGGCATCCGAGATTCAAAGGGAGGACATGCATTCCGGTACAAGGCGAGAGGAGAATTGAGTTTGAATTCTTCTTGCGGGCGTGGAGACATGAAGAGCGGCAGCGCCGGCGCCTCCGCGCCCAGCGCCGGCGGCAGCAGCCTGGCGATCGCCGAGCGGCAGAAGCCGGCGCCGTCGTGCGTGGCGGCGCTGTTCCAGATGTTCGCCAGGAGGAAGCTCTTCTCCTCGTCCTCAAAGAAGAGCAAGCTGCTCCCCTCAGGTAAGATTGCAACGAAACTGCATTGTCCTTGCTGCGCGCAAATCATCCTTCCCCCCCCTCCGCCGTGCGAATCTGCCGCTGTTCGTCAGCTTTTGTGTGTCGGTGTTTCAGTGCGCGCACAGAAGTTCTCGCCCGGGagaccggcgggcggcggcgagaagacggcggcggccaagATGAGGCCCCTTTTGGTACAGCGCAAAATTTCCTCTTTCGTTTTCTTCATCAGATATTTTTGGGGGGATgaaactacaactttgctttggAGTTCTAGTTCTGAAATTGTAATGAACTGACTCTGAAATTCTGGGCCCTTTGCTTCCAGCAAAAAATTATGCCTGAAAAGATAATTTCCCTTCTTCCAAGGCATTGTTTATTTGTTTTTCCAATAGTTCTATCTCATTCATGTTCTTCTCCTCTAGCTTGATTCTGCGGATTACTCAAGAAGCAAAATTGAAAGCAATGGCACCAGTCACTACCCACAGCCTGGCCAAGACAGAAACTGCGGTGAGAATGAAATGTGTGCTCCAGGAGTGGTAGCCCGGCTGATGGGTCTCAGCTCGATGCCGGCTGTGAACCATCCAAGGCCGACCAAAGCCACAGACTCCACCGAGCTCGGTGACCACTGGAATTCAGGCCCTCAAGATTGGTCCGGTACATCTCGGAGCATGTACACATCGCCTCAGAAGCAACAGAAGACAGGGCAGGTCTTGGATGATCGGCGGCAGGACAATGGAAGTCAGTTCAATGCTCCAGATACACGGCCATTGTGGCCACGGAGGCATGCACACAAGGTGGCCAAACCTATTAAGAGCCCAAGGTCGATGTCCAGCAGGAACAAGGCTCGGCTGATTGAAGCAGCAGTCAAGGTTCTGGAAACTGGGTTGCAGTCAAGGACTCGACGTCTTTCACGGCCACATGCATATTTGGAGTATCCATGCAGCAATGATGATGGTGAgcctggtgctgctgctgtcttgcaaaatttgtCTGATCAATTCTTAAGGGATATGTCTGATGGAGATGCACAAAGATTAGGTGCTCACAACATGGGAGCTACATCTCTGCACAACTCGACTTCTAATAAGTGGATCGAAGAGGATACTAGCAGAAAGAGTTTTCTGTTTAGGAGGTCAGACCAGAATGTACCGTGTCAAATTCAACCTGAAGGAAATGGTAAGTACTTGCTCATTAGCTCGAGCGAGAACCCTGTTTTTGAGGACAGTGCTAAGAGGACCTCCAATTGTGTTGCTGTCACAAATAGAGATGCCCGAAGAAATCAGCCTAGGAACATATCCCGGGAGAGCGCTCGTCATGGCCCTCTTAAACAAAACAACCTGAAGCAGAATACACTACCTGCAGCATGTAgagaggcagatccaggatctaTGGTCCAAAGGAATAAACATAGAAGTGGGGAGCGAAATGCGACAAACACAGCTCAGGACTTTGTTTCTCTGAACAAAAAGATGACTGGCAGTAAATCTTTGAGGTCAAAAAGAAAGGAGTTGGATAGATTTGGTGAGTCACATATTAATTCAGAGAACAAGAACATGACCACAAAAGGTCGTCAAAGCAGCAGCCTGCATAGTGATACCTCTAACAAACTGAAGCTAAAGACTGTAACTCCAAAAGCTATGGAGAAAGGCATGATAATTGCAAAAGGAGCAGGATTGGTCAGTGAGAACCCGAAGTCTGCCAGTCAAAACCGTGCAAGGAGTGATTTCCAGAGACAGTCAGAATCATGCAACGTTTCAAGGGTTAACAAGAAATCAGGCATTATTTCTTCCAATTCCAGTTCACCAGTGAAAGTTGATGCCACTTCTTTGTGTGGTGATAATGCTACAAGAACGGGTACTGCTGTTCAGGGATCTCCAGTCAGTGCTTGCCCTAAGAAACACTCTAGTAGAGACTGGCAAAGTACATCTACTCAAAGAGGATTAGTTTCCAGGGAAGTATTACAAGGCATATCAAGTCCGGAGACCACAGAATCAGTTTTCTTTAACAAAGATGAGTTGAAAAATAGAGATACTCCTGATGGTAGAGCAGCATCTTCTTTATTTGAAAAGAAGTGGGCTGTACCTGTTACAGAAGATTCTTTGAGTGATGCACTGCTATGGCAGCGCAACGCAGTGGATACCGTGACTTACAGCTTCGGAGACAGTTCTAAACGTGTCCAGTTGTGTGAAACTTATAAGAAGCATGAGGTCAGTCATTTTGATCCTTCTTGTTCTCAACCATTGCATAACACAGAGACAATTCTCATGAAAACAGCACTTTTAATTTAGTCTGACAGAAAATTCTTTGCTCGCTACTATCTGCAGGCTGATGCAAAAGGTTGCAGTCCATCTCCATCTATTTCCAGAGGCAGCAATAAGAAAAGCCCTACATTTATTCTGCAATCTACATGTGCAGATGACGCCTTCATTCCTGGTATTCCACTCAATACTGCAGGTAAGCAAAAAACCATTTTAGTGCATTGCCAAAAAAGTTTGCAACGTTATTATGTTATAGCATGCAACATCCTGGTAATTCGAGCTGTGTTGTGACTGTTTCTTGTCGTCAACTGTAACCAACAGAAGCCTCCTTCACTGACTGCCATCCGATGGAGACATGTACGCCAGCTGCTCGCATGCAAGATGTAACTGTCGAGATAAACTCCAGGTCTTCTGAACCTAATGTTGGCCAGCATGATACTCGACCGTTTGAGCCGGCATTCCAAGACAGCAAGCTGAAACACCCTGAAGAGGTTACAACAACCGTCGAGCTGCTGCTAACTAACGTCCGCTCTTCTACTCGACACAAATTGAAGGAGCCGTCCAAGACATTCCTCCTCCGGACAATCGAGTCCACTCTGTTCACCTTGGCTCCAGGCTCCAAGCAGGATCTCAACACCACCACCAAGGCGGCCAAGGAAGCGAGCTCGCTAAGGAACCTCGCGCTCGATCTCGTCTGGGACTGCTTGGACTCGATGTGCACCCATCTCTGCGACTCGGGCTACAGGTCGTTCACGAAGCAGGGTCTGGTCTGCACCGAGGATAGGCTGGCTGCGGAGGTCGGGAAGGAGATCGCCAGGTTCAGCGACATGGCTGGGAGGGGTTTGGACGAACTGGCTGTGAGTGAAGTGGAGAACGCGGTTGAAGCTGGCATGAATTCCATGCCGGAAGCGTTTCAGATCGGAGCCCAGATCGAGCAGGATCTGGTCCAGGAGCTTGTGGACGAGATCGGGCTTGACTTGTTCAGGCGTTGGTGACTTCATAGTAATGATTGATGATTCCTTAGTTCTAGTTTGCTGTGTTGTTAACACTTGGCCTGTTTCTCCCTCCCGTGCTGTGTCGACGTTGGCAAAGCCGGCCAGTCGGCAAGACCTGTCAGGGCAACTTGCATATCGTTAGCATGCCGTGTGCGTGACTGCGTGCTAACTCGCAGCCATGCTCAAGCTCAGTAATGTCACAGGGGCGAGAGGCGAGGAGAACCGAGCCGCACCGCTCCCGCTCCGCCTTGTACAGCCACAGGGAAGGAGGTTGGGCCTTGTCTGATCGGTTGAGAATAATGAATCAAGACGCGCCCGCAGCGCGCTCCGCGCCGTGCGCCTGCGGTGCCGCGTGCTAGTGATCAAGACAAGGAATTCAGGGCGCGGCGCGCCTCGCTCGGGAAGGGGAAGAACAATCAATGAGCTGGCCGCGTCGTATTCCTGGTCCTGGACCGCGTGGGTCTCACGCACGGGCCATGGACCGCGGCCTTGCACGCGTCAGGCACGTGTGTCAAGGACTCAAGG from Panicum hallii strain FIL2 chromosome 3, PHallii_v3.1, whole genome shotgun sequence encodes:
- the LOC112887836 gene encoding uncharacterized protein LOC112887836, which encodes MKSGSAGASAPSAGGSSLAIAERQKPAPSCVAALFQMFARRKLFSSSSKKSKLLPSVRAQKFSPGRPAGGGEKTAAAKMRPLLLDSADYSRSKIESNGTSHYPQPGQDRNCGENEMCAPGVVARLMGLSSMPAVNHPRPTKATDSTELGDHWNSGPQDWSGTSRSMYTSPQKQQKTGQVLDDRRQDNGSQFNAPDTRPLWPRRHAHKVAKPIKSPRSMSSRNKARLIEAAVKVLETGLQSRTRRLSRPHAYLEYPCSNDDGEPGAAAVLQNLSDQFLRDMSDGDAQRLGAHNMGATSLHNSTSNKWIEEDTSRKSFLFRRSDQNVPCQIQPEGNGKYLLISSSENPVFEDSAKRTSNCVAVTNRDARRNQPRNISRESARHGPLKQNNLKQNTLPAACREADPGSMVQRNKHRSGERNATNTAQDFVSLNKKMTGSKSLRSKRKELDRFGESHINSENKNMTTKGRQSSSLHSDTSNKLKLKTVTPKAMEKGMIIAKGAGLVSENPKSASQNRARSDFQRQSESCNVSRVNKKSGIISSNSSSPVKVDATSLCGDNATRTGTAVQGSPVSACPKKHSSRDWQSTSTQRGLVSREVLQGISSPETTESVFFNKDELKNRDTPDGRAASSLFEKKWAVPVTEDSLSDALLWQRNAVDTVTYSFGDSSKRVQLCETYKKHEADAKGCSPSPSISRGSNKKSPTFILQSTCADDAFIPGIPLNTAEASFTDCHPMETCTPAARMQDVTVEINSRSSEPNVGQHDTRPFEPAFQDSKLKHPEEVTTTVELLLTNVRSSTRHKLKEPSKTFLLRTIESTLFTLAPGSKQDLNTTTKAAKEASSLRNLALDLVWDCLDSMCTHLCDSGYRSFTKQGLVCTEDRLAAEVGKEIARFSDMAGRGLDELAVSEVENAVEAGMNSMPEAFQIGAQIEQDLVQELVDEIGLDLFRRW